In Nicotiana tabacum cultivar K326 chromosome 17, ASM71507v2, whole genome shotgun sequence, one DNA window encodes the following:
- the LOC107780634 gene encoding serine/arginine-rich splicing factor SR45a-like isoform X1, whose translation MADSPRKRYSRSPSPWDEKSRSHSRSLSRSRSRSRSWPRPRGRSRSRSQGRAEVSNPGNTLYVTGLSTRVTERDLEEHFSKEGKVKSVFLVVEPRSRISRGIAFITMDSLEDANRCIKNLNQSVLEGRYITVEKSRRKCPRTPTPGHYLGLESTQGDGYRGDRGRYRGRDDYGYRRPPRRSPYRGVRGYSPRRSPCAGRSRRMRSRSHSPYERNYHRGSR comes from the exons ATG GCTGATTCTCCTCGCAAAAG GTATTCCCGCTCTCCTTCTCCTTGGGATGAAAAGTCAAGATCTCACTCTCGCTCTCTATCAAGGTCTAGATCCCGATCCAGATCATGGCCAAGGCCAAGAGGAAGATCCAGGTCCAGAAGTCAAGGAAG GGCTGAAGTTTCTAATCCTGGCAACACACTCTATGTGACTGGATTATCTACAAGGGTCACTGAAAGGGACCTTGAGGAGCATTTCTCAAAGGAAGGAAAG GTGAAGTCAGTTTTTCTGGTTGTGGAGCCCCGTTCTCGTATCTCTCGTGGTATTGCTTTTATAACAATGGATAGTCTTGAGGATGCTAATCGCTGCATTAAGAACCTTAACCAGTCTGTCCTTGAAGGCCGGTACATAACAGTGGAGAAG TCTCGTAGAAAATGCCCAAGGACTCCAACACCTGGTCATTATCTTGGACTTGAGAGCACACAGGGTGATG GTTATCGTGGTGATCGTGGTAGGTATCGCGGCCGTGATGACTATGGGTATCGAAGACCTCCAAGGCGCTCGCCATATAGAGGTGTACGAGGTTATTCTCCTAGGCGCTCTCCATGTGCTGGAAGGTCAAGACGTATGCGATCCCGGTCACATTCTCCTTATGAGAGGAACTATCATCGTGGTTCTAGATAG
- the LOC107780634 gene encoding serine/arginine-rich splicing factor SR45a-like isoform X2 translates to MADSPRKRYSRSPSPWDEKSRSHSRSLSRSRSRSRSWPRPRGRSRSRSQGRAEVSNPGNTLYVTGLSTRVTERDLEEHFSKEGKVKSVFLVVEPRSRISRGIAFITMDSLEDANRCIKNLNQSVLEGRYITVEKKTLPQLCWQQSKMISSSLATLYSLSLINGLLKQLFTCISSAKHSNYSAQQLYNLSKYFQLN, encoded by the exons ATG GCTGATTCTCCTCGCAAAAG GTATTCCCGCTCTCCTTCTCCTTGGGATGAAAAGTCAAGATCTCACTCTCGCTCTCTATCAAGGTCTAGATCCCGATCCAGATCATGGCCAAGGCCAAGAGGAAGATCCAGGTCCAGAAGTCAAGGAAG GGCTGAAGTTTCTAATCCTGGCAACACACTCTATGTGACTGGATTATCTACAAGGGTCACTGAAAGGGACCTTGAGGAGCATTTCTCAAAGGAAGGAAAG GTGAAGTCAGTTTTTCTGGTTGTGGAGCCCCGTTCTCGTATCTCTCGTGGTATTGCTTTTATAACAATGGATAGTCTTGAGGATGCTAATCGCTGCATTAAGAACCTTAACCAGTCTGTCCTTGAAGGCCGGTACATAACAGTGGAGAAG AAGACATTACCTCAGCTGTGTTGGCAGCAATCAAAGATGATCAGTTCTTCCCTTGCAACATTATATTCACTCAGCTTGATCAATGGCCTGCTAAAACAGCTTTTCACATGCATCTCATCAGCTAAACATAGCAACTATAGTGCCCAACAACTATACAACCTCAGCAAATACTTTCAACTCAACTAA